From a region of the Bradysia coprophila strain Holo2 chromosome X unlocalized genomic scaffold, BU_Bcop_v1 contig_173, whole genome shotgun sequence genome:
- the LOC119068367 gene encoding uncharacterized protein LOC119068367 codes for MLHVNFYVFHFYHQAKLLSRQQTDDNMLPINVTNTTGTCLHHLNEYCLLDIFSSNSLTLLDLCSLAETCRDFQRITKRVFSRELKMVVGPHARRYSFQAKNYSIRSKAAKDIRRILKNFGSYLTELKISRNDPIVTDSVIKYCRAGTLGRINICGKSGKKMIEDLTVKFEAIFKRLLALSFNGLYTKYQLGDTSVQLYCDSLLELKVINVNADAYRSILNNNFPKLVRFELMISNFDVTHALIEFIGRHKSLRSLFLCVKSICIHDDLMVAIGNNCKDMQVLTLFSSELENFISLDLSKLHCLTKLRTLDVACCLQNQIQLVALLKALKSLEIVIMWHIVLTFEMVDALSQSQKLRELHLVGFIVKIPPWTILTQLKKLHLDNAQGQLCAADVIDIVSRLVNLEELTIINRSESDELTEKVYSEIVNIVERRPNVLTLKSNFRQNFLENCDVNRKVQLINFI; via the exons ATGTTGCACGTTAATTTttacgtttttcatttttatcatcaAGCGAAATTGTTATCACGTCAACAG ACGGACGACAACATGTTGCCCATTAATGTGACTAATACCACTGGTACATGCCTGCATCATTTGAATGAGTATTGCCTCCTCGACATATTCTCGAGCAATTCGTTGACACTGTTGGATTTGTGTTCACTGGCAGAGACTTGTAGAGATTTCCAGCGAATAACGAAACGCGTCTTTTCAAGGGAATTGAAGATGGTAGTCGGACCTCACGCACGTCGATATTCATTCCAAGCAAAAAACTATTCCATTCGTTCCAAAGCTGCCAAGGATATACGacgaatattgaaaaatttcggaTCATATCTGACCGAACTTAAAATATCCCGCAACGACCCGATTGTTACCGATTCGGTGATAAAGTATTGCAGAGCCGGTACATTAGGGAGAATCAATATTTGTGGAAAAAGTggcaaaaaaatgattgaagaTCTCACAGTCAAATTTGAAGCGATCTTTAAACGGCTACTGGCGCTGTCATTTAATGGATTATACACGAAGTATCAACTTGGGGATACAAGTGTACAATTGTACTGTGATTCATTGTTGGAGTTGAAAGTCATCAATGTAAACGCTGACGCGTATAGGTCAATTCTGAACAATAATTTCCCGAAATTGGTACGATTCGAGCTTATGATCTCTAATTTTGATGTAACTCATGCTTTAATTGAGTTTATTGGACGTCATAAAAGCCTTCGATCtctatttttgtgtgttaaatCGATATGCATCCACGATGACTTAATGGTTGCAATAGGCAACAATTGCAAGGATATGCAGGTATTGACCTTATTTAGCTCtgaattggaaaatttcatttcgctgGATCTTTCCAAACTGCATTGTCTTACCAAACTAAGGACATTGGATGTTGCATGTTGcttacaaaatcaaattcagcTCGTTGCACTTTTGAAAGCATTAAAATCGTTAGAAATTGTGATAATGTGGCACATAGTTCTGACATTTGAAATGGTTGATGCTCTATCACAATCACAGAAGTTGCGAGAATTGCATTTGGTCGGTTTCATAGTCAAAATTCCACCTTGGACAATATTAACGCAATTAAAGAAATTACATTTGGACAATGCACAAGGACAACTTTGTGCAGCAGACGTTATTGATATTGTCTCGCGTCTGGTAAATTTAGAAGAATTGACAATAATCAACAGAAGTGAAAGCGATGAACTGACCGAAAAAGTGTATTCTGAAATTGTTAATATTGTTGAACGTAGACCAAATGTACTGAcactaaaatctaattttagaCAGAATTTCCTGGAAAATTGTGATGTGAatcgaaaagttcaattaataaattttatttga
- the LOC119068229 gene encoding tetratricopeptide repeat protein 21B-like — MDDLEYKSLILYYGREKFYHLMQNAALEALSKFAGNACFRLYNGFSLVLGNRIQEGIRELNPLIVEKDFAMSAILGLIFAHKRCTVVDKEALVAFDARLKDERKKLTSNSAYFASVFLLLSGKHEKAKEYAERALKLNAASTEALVMKGWAELSINQKMYSGILELFDSALTKGKNIDANLGQMRYHQLNSDFEAAISVLNRLSVRYPELNIPLVEKMKTQLASWNWEHALETALRILTLEPTNIEALRVKVLILMCRDGKYQDGLACLNTLYSSVAKVEPSNGDLYLHIGQLFSRICGQRRDIIEFTFKFVEKAAQMSPGNADYITELGYHSILLGHYKEATKYFRSATKLDDSSIYALCGLTMCQLAESGPTEQVNQQIEFLNEIQGSVKTPLLLYMTAKLVKNNSDKAISYLVQACEYQFKNLKTLSYGVEYLRRFDPEFLLQVTNELIQHSPIQPTVAVNSTVSKETLHLSIKHSLNILEAIVKACPGLVQAVYQLAKVEFLCGEMAASAATLQKILQDLDPTYTDAHLLIAQIHIQQHQFQRAAQSLEICLSHNFNIRDNPMYHLLSGIIKKSQHQYEEALKCYVTTMNLSGLESASSPSKTKNSAKEIHRLSLSDKATLYLEMVDVYMVTNQSAEAAKTMQIALEEFVGTPEEGRLLIASAELALGKNDLAVAIEMLKNIHPGQTYYLQAKTKLANILLHHKKDRLAFAQCFKELVDNCPGPESYLMLGDAYMSIQEPDEAISAFKKAVKLNPSDALLASKLGRAYVKTHQYVKAINYYNEAVLNADHSSLKLDLSELYLKLKQYTNAEQTLVSEIETLTSENEDLVALQTRTKQLLLLARIRERSGHLNSSLSTLKEASENQLRIQRRMALEQSGSMQEQNKILSKICVLMAEQSIGLRDHRQAIQHYKGALKVMPDDSSVMIALARLHLHHNEIDECQKICADILKRDESHEGASVMMADLSFLQMDFESAGFHFSQLLIAQPTYWTALARLIEVMRRSGTLSEVLPFLQRAEDATARNFNEPGLLYCQALYEWYTGNPNGALKIFNHSRLDPEWGQQAVFNMIEICINPDGDLPAEITDMNDETDFRESRLVALKTAERLITELRIRPGGLDNESLHQRLLKSFIDMAYRSKNLVESSLFNFTKIASQDEYKEHPGPILGIATAHVLLKQSQRARNLLKRVAKHEWSFENAEYLEKCWLLLGDLYIQSNKTDIAVEILNKVRQYNKSCCKCYELLGMIAEKEPNHRLAAVNYDLAWRISGKNKAAIGYKLAYNHMKSKRYADAIDVCQQVLKMYPDYPSIKKDILDKSRTNLRC; from the exons ATGGACGACCTTGAATACAAGTCGCTGATACTTTACTATGGTCGCGAGAAATTCTATCATCTCATGCAAAATGCCGCATTGGAAGCGCTCAGCAAATTTGCCGGTAACGCTTGCTTTCGCTTGTACAATGGATTTTCACTGGTGCTCGGCAATAGAATCCAGGAGGGTATCCGTGAGCTGAATCCGCTGATAGTGGAAAAGGACTTTGCAATGTCAGCCATATTGGGACTGATATTCGCTCATAAACGATGCACCGTTGTTGACAAGGAGGCTTTGGTGGCATTCGACGCACGGCTGAAAGATGAACGTAAAAAACTAACGTCCAACTCGGCCTATTTTGCATCGGTATTTTTGCTGTTGAGTGGCAAGCACGAGAAAGCAAAAGAGTATGCAGAACGGGCATTGAAGCTGAACGCAGCATCGACGGAAGCGCTGGTGATGAAGGGCTGGGCCGAGCTGAGTATCAACCAAAAAATGTACTCCGGCATCTTGGAATTATTCGATTCAGCGTTGACAAAAGGTAAAAACATTGACGCCAACCTCGGGCAGATGCGATATCATCAATTGAACAGCGACTTTGAAGCAGCCATTTCCGTTCTGAACCGATTATCTGTTCGCTATCCAGAGCTGAATATTCCATTGGTTGAAAAGATGAAAACTCAATTGGCCAGCTGGAATTGGGAACATGCACTGGAAACGGCACTGAGAATTTTGACGCTCGAGCCGACAAACATTGAGGCATTGCGCGTCAAAGTACTAATTTTGATGTGTCGTGACGGAAAGTATCAGGACGGTTTGGCTTGTTTGAATACACTGTACAGTTCGGTGGCGAAAGTTGAACCGAGCAATGGCGATCTCTACCTTCACATCGGTCAATTGTTTTCTCGTATATGCGGTCAGCGGAGGGACATAATCGAATTTACATTCAAATTTGTTGAGAAGGCTGCTCAGATGTCACCGGGAAATGCTGACTATATCACAGAGCTTGGATATCATTCGATACTCTTGGGTCACTATAAAGAAGCTACCAAGTACTTTAGATCGGCGACAAAACTTGACGACAGTTCCATATACGCTCTGTGCGGCCTAACTATGTGTCAATTGGCCGAGTCCGGACCGACTGAGCAAGTaaatcaacaaattgaattcctTAACGAGATACAAGGATCGGTCAAAACTCCTCTGCTACTTTACATGACAGCCAAACTTGTCAAAAACAACTCTGACAAAGCTATTTCGTATTTGGTTCAAGCGTGCGAGTATCAATTTAAAAACCTTAAGACTCTGTCCTATGGCGTCGAGTATCTACGTCGCTTCGATCCGGAATTTCTGTTGCAAGTGACCAATGAACTGATACAGCATTCACCGATTCAACCGACTGTTGCTGTCAACTCTACCGTCTCCAAAGAGACACTCCATCTGTCCATCAAACACAGTCTAAATATCTTGGAAGCAATCGTCAAAGCATGTCCGGGGCTGGTTCAAGCAGTTTATCAACTCGCTAAAGTGGAATTTTTATGCGGAGAGATGGCTGCATCGGCGGCAACTTTGCAGAAAATACTCCAAGACCTGGACCCTACATACACCGATGCACATCTGTTGATTGCTCAAATCCACATTCAACAGCATCAGTTCCAACGAGCCGCTCAAAGCCTAGAGATTTGCCTCAGCCACAACTTCAACATACGCGATAATCCAATGTACCACCTGCTAAGCGGCATCATCAAAAAGAGCCAACACCAGTACGAAGAGGCCTTGAAGTGTTACGTGACAACGATGAATTTAAGCGGATTGGAATCGGCTTCATCGcccagcaaaacaaaaaactccgCTAAAGAGATCCATCGATTGAGTTTGTCGGATAAGGCGACATTGTATTTGGAAATGGTGGATGTGTATATGGTAACGAATCAAAGTGCAGAGGCGGCAAAAACAATGCAAATCGCACTGGAAGAGTTTGTCGGTACGCCGGAAGAAGGCCGACTACTCATTGCGAGTGCAGAATTGGCATTGGGTAAAAATGATCTGGCGGTGGCTATTGAAATGCTAAAAAATATTCATCCCGGACAGACGTACTATTTGCAG gCGAAAACAAAACTGGCAAACATCCTTCTTCATCACAAAAAGGATCGGCTGGCATTCGCTCAATGTTTTAAAGAGCTGGTCGACAACTGTCCTGGACCAGAGAGTTATTTGATGCTTGGAGATGCTTACATGTCCATTCAGG AGCCCGACGAGGCTATCAGTGCCTTCAAAAAGGCAGTAAAACTTAATCCCAGCGATGCGTTGCTAGCCTCTAAACTTGGCCGGGCATATGTAAAAACCCATCAGTATGTGAAAGCCATCAATTATTACAATGAAGCGGTGCTGAATGCAGACCATTCATCGCTCAAATTGGACCTGTCCGAATTGTATTTGAAACTGAAGCAATATACAAACGCGGAACAGACACTAGTCAGTGAGATTGAAACATTGACCAG TGAGAACGAAGATCTTGTGGCCCTACAAACACGAACCAAACAGTTACTGTTGTTGGCACGAATCCGTGAACGTTCCGGTCATTTGAATTCGTCTCTATCCACATTGAAAGAGGCCAGCGAAAATCAGCTTCGAATCCAACGACGAATGGCTCTGGAACAGAGTGGAAGTATGCAGGAACAGAACAAAATATTATCGAA AATTTGTGTCCTGATGGCCGAGCAATCTATCGGACTACGTGACCATCGTCAGGCTATACAACATTACAAAGGTGCATTAAAGGTCATGCCCGATGATTCTAGCGTTATGATTGCCTTAGCCCGTTTACATCTGCACCATAATGAGATCGATGAGTGCCAGAAAATTTGCGCAGATATTTTGAAACGGGACGAAAGTCATGAGGGCGCTTCTGTAATGATGGCAGACCTATCATTTCTCCAA ATGGACTTCGAAAGTGCTGGTTTCCACTTTTCTCAACTTCTTATCGCGCAACCGACGTACTGGACCGCGCTGGCTCGTTTAATCGAAGTTATGCGTCGCAGTGGCACTCTCTCGGAAGTTTTGCCTTTTCTACAACGAGCCGAAGATGCAACAGCACGAAACTTTAATGAACCAG GTCTGCTCTACTGCCAAGCCCTCTACGAATGGTATACGGGCAATCCGAACGGCGCCCTGAAAATATTCAACCATTCCCGACTAGATCCGGAATGGGGTCAACAGGCAGTATTCAATATGATCGAGATCTGCATCAATCCGGACGGAGATCTACCGGCAGAGATAACTGACATGAATGACGAGACTGATTTTCGTGAATCTCGATTGGTTGCTCTGAAAACGGCTGAAAGATTGATAACGGAACTGCGCATTCGGCCAGGTGGTTTGGACAACGAATCACTGCATCAAAGATTGCTGAAGAGTTTTATTGATATGGCCTACCGGTCTAAGAATTTGGTTGAAAGTTCACTGTtcaatttcactaaaatagCATCACAAGACGAGTACAAAGAACATCCGGGCCCAATCCTGGGTATTGCTACAGCACATGTATTACTGAAACAATCGCAACGGGCTCGCAACTTACTCAAACGAGTGGCGAAGCACGAGTGGAGCTTTGAAAATGCTGAATATTTGGAAAAGTGCTGGTTACTGCTGGGTGATCTTTACATCCAATCGAACAAGACCGACATAGCCGTGGAAATATTGAACAAAGTGCGTCAATACAATAAATCCTGTTGTAAGTGTTACGAACTGCTGGGAATGATCGCGGAAAAAGAACCAAATCACCGATTGGCTGCAGTGAACTATGATCTGGCTTGGCGTATAAGCGGGAAAAATAAGGCAGCCATTGGATACAAATTGGCATACAATCACATGAAAAGTAAACGGTACGCGGATGCGATTGATGTATGCCAGCAGGTGTTAAAAATGTATCCCGACTATCCGTCCATCAAAAAGGATATTTTGGACAAATCCAGAACGAATTTACGATGTTAA
- the LOC119068230 gene encoding aminopeptidase Ey-like, with the protein MVHKFKNKVDNFLFSEMPVDSMDYERKGGCFVTISKGVLLTILFIIFGFLLGLLVFYTTKHAYQNKPLMSIEEFIENSQDENYEISQETIAPKHYRLIFNSMLNESLNQFSFTGNVWITITPNHDHIRTIELDAKNLDIRADDVTVYRSRILSDSNFQLTNDRDERSAQLVEDDASVEDDQSDLLMSNSTEWIDSNTPDTSAEKESQELPGEDKGNDIDTTTTELNETGSEDETTKFEVKSSSEQPEPSVPSEPSVTEFVEYNDTNTMWDGLFQNDSMLREPNPDDQTHLQIDGIRFDAVRQKLIITLNTALRRGHYYIVKVFFSGNMTNDYGLVYKSYDGTSESGDDFVAATVTDPHHTPVLFPCFNSYLKDVTFQLNLIRRNDHQSVSVSKLIRSQKITNDWTLDAYQRTYPMMLNNFGFVITNIPAVVVTVTPDLMINSYFRPKLLPNITFIDSVIPSLLKKIEWYTNSTYPLESISFIGMPSSTHDVIEIKKGLVIASESFFIAYDDTDKQNKELTISHVVGKVWSQPWEIIEFEDQQWINEALSMQLIMLGDRSYTSSNLSSESMINKRMESLRREQSFLDINLKEFRKRSLDDNWIYVAQSKGLYVLTLLEDLLTKPIYQTGLQRFFKSNGTTNFLETLGNLNADSSKSMEQCIHEWTQQIGYPIIHIRQIGANKVQIEEMELASGNLRQSNPHFWSTHITINNQTLWLQNNGTKFDIEDDWLTVKSTGYFRVNYDGDRWQTILKALQMNHKILSANDRAVLIDDAFNLAKYNYLDYSIVQQLLERWNDQEMEYLPWKAALVNLEFVYKNSIDFSIGNGFNTLLSNLTQRAYKNIVRSPLGGMPHKLKVLIKKWSCQIFALSDCVADAQKDFQNLIINDTLTLSQRSATDVEQLYCTVIRFGDAQSWHLVRNSFDPTNNHNYNKALLYSLGCSTDLRILGEYFSLLLDSQYKDYAGTIVRSMNDNQIGQKYALEYFYTNFQQLQQMHGLPTLKTLLKGISTTYDYKLFQMFYSANSDLFTFKDRKTMAEIVNSIRSNLKWKNDFADAFSTS; encoded by the exons ATGGTTCACAAGTTCAAAAACAAAGTGGACAATTTTCTGTTTAGTGAAATGCCCGTTGATAGTATGGATTATGAAAG GAAAGGTGGCTGCTTCGTTACAATATCGAAAGGAGTACTTCTGACaattttgttcattatttttggttttcttttgGGATTACTCGTATTTTACACAACAAAACACGCATATCAG AACAAACCACTAATGTCGATAGAAGAGTTTATCGAAAACTCTCAAGATGAAAACTACGAAATAAGTCAAGAAACAATCGCACCGAAGCACTACCGTTTGATATTCAATTCAATGCTAAACGAATCCCttaatcaattttcgtttacCGGAAACGTTTGGATAACAATAACGCCGAATCACGATCACATTAGAACAATTGAACTGGATGCGAAAAATTTAGATATCCGTGCCGACGATGTGACCGTGTATCGTAGCCGTATTTTGTCAGAttctaattttcaattaacaaaCGATCGAGATGAACGATCAGCTCAGCTAGTTGAGGACGATGCTTCCGTGGAAGATGATCAATCCGATTTATTGATGTCAAATTCAACCGAATGGATCGATTCAAATACGCCCGATACGAGTGCGGAAAAAGAATCGCAGGAATTACCTGGAGAGGATAAGGGAAATGATATtgacacaacaacaacagaacTTAACGAAACAGGAAGCGAAGATGAAACAACTAAATTCGAAGTAAAAAGTTCATCGGAGCAACCGGAACCATCGGTACCATCGGAACCATCGGTAACTGAATTTGTCGAATACAATGATACCAACACAATGTGGGACGGTCTATTTCAAAATGACTCAATGTTGAGGGAACCGAATCCTGACGATCAAACCCATTTACAAATTGACGGCATTCGATTCGATGCGGTCAGACAGAAGCTAATAATCACACTGAATACCGCATTGCGTAGAGGTCACTACTACATCGTTAAAGTTTTCTTCAGCGGTAATATGACCAATGACTACGGATTGGTGTACAAATCATACGATGGTACATCGGAGTCGGGTGACGA ttttgtggCAGCAACTGTAACCGATCCACATCATACGCCTGTTCTTTTCCCATGCTTCAACAGTTACTTGAAAGACGTCACATTTCAGTTGAATCTCATTCGGCGTAATGATCATCAGTCGGTGTCAGTGTCGAAGTTAATAAGGTCACAGAAAAT AACAAACGATTGGACACTAGATGCATACCAGAGAACTTACCCGATGATGTTGAACAATTTTGGGTTTGTCATCACAAACATTCCGGCGGTCGTTGTAACAGTAACACCAGATTTGATgataaattcatattttcgaCCGAAACTTCTTCCTAATATAACGTTCATCGACTCCGTCATTCCGTCattattaaagaaaatcgaatggTACACGAATTCGACCTACCCATTGGAATCAATAAGTTTCATTGGAATGCCGAGTTCCACCCATGACGTCATTGAAATCAAAAAGGGTTTGGTCATTGCAAG cgaatcgttttttattgCCTACGACGATACGGATAAACAAAATAAGGAATTGACCATATCGCATGTAGTCGGAAAAGTATGGTCTCAGCCATGGGAAATTATTGAATTCGAAGATCAACAATGGATTAACGAAGCTCTTTCGATGCAATTGATTATGTTGGGCGACCGATCTTATACCAGTAGTAATTTAAGCTCCGAATCTATGATCAATAAACGTATGGAGTCATTGAGACGGGAGCAAAGTTTCTTGGACATTAATTTAAAGGAATTTAGGAAACGAAGTTTGGATGATAATTGGATTTATGTGGCACAGAGTAAAG GCCTCTATGTCTTGACATTGTTAGAAGATCTCTTAACAAAACCAATCTATCAAACGGGATTACAACGATTCTTTAA ATCGAATGGTACGACGAATTTTCTAGAAACATTAGGTAACTTAAATGCCGATTCATCAAAGTCGATGGAACAATGCATTCACGAATGGACTCAACAGATTGGTTATCCAATAATTCACATCCGGCAAATAGGGGCTAACAAAGTTCAGATTGAAGAAATGGAATTGGCATCGGGGAATCTTCGTCAATCCAATCCACACTTTTGGAGCACACATATTACAATCAACAATCAAACACTCTGGTTACAGAACAATGGAACGAAATTCGATATTGAGGATGACTGGCTAACAGTAAAATCAACAG GATATTTCCGAGTAAACTACGATGGTGATCGTTGGCAGACCATACTAAAGGCCCTTCAAATGAATCACAAAATACTATCGGCGAACGATCGTGCTGTTTTAATCGACGATGCCTTCAATTTGGCTAAATACAATTACCTCGATTATTCGATCGTACAACAGCTGCTGGAACGTTGGAATGACCAGGAAATGGAATATTTGCCGTGGAAGGCAGCACTCGTTAATTTGGAATTCGTCTACAAAAATTCCATCGACTTTTCCATTGGCAATGGCTTTAAT ACTTTACTCAGCAATTTAACTCAACGTGCCTACAAAAACATTGTCCGATCCCCGTTAGGTGGAATGCCGCATAAATTGAAAGTATTGATAAAGAAATGGTCATGTCAAATATTCGCGCTATCAGATTGTGTGGCTGATGCCCAGAAagatttccaaaatttaatcATCAACGACACATTAACGCTGTCACAGAGATCAGCTACGGATGTTGAGCAACTGTACTGTACCGTCATAAGATTTGGTGATGCACAAAGTTGGCACCTAGTGAGAAACAGTTTCGATCCGACCAACAATCACAACTACAATAAAGCTTTATTGTATTCGCTTGGATGCTCTACCGATCTGCGAATATTGGGCgaatatttttcacttttattggaTAGCCAATACAAGGACTATGCCGGTACAATAGTTCGATCAATGAATGACAATCAAATCGGACAGAAATATGCTTTGGAATATTTCTATACGAACTTTCAACAGTTGCAGCAAATGCACGGTCTTCCAACATTGAAGACATTGCTGAAGGGTATTTCGACTACATACGATTACAAATTG TTTCAGATGTTTTACAGCGCCAATTCTGACCTCTTCACATTTAAAGACAGGAAAACTATGGCCGAGATTGTCAATTCGATCAGAAgtaatttaaaatggaaaaatgattttgcagATGCGTTCAGTACTTCGTAG